The following are encoded in a window of Jeotgalibacillus aurantiacus genomic DNA:
- a CDS encoding SGNH/GDSL hydrolase family protein — protein sequence MPKRLLKAAVILSVFVLLLGMVRGEYRSKQGAVAQQLEKLNPAINKDISYIDFLTYRVLKNGSARVATLGSSVTKGVGASAPSNTWRALLQSEIRGESRPLQHVTISNHGHSGYTSEKLLRPEVINRVVDSRPDLLILETSVINNYRQNVTLENTEASLEELYRTFKERIPGIEILFISPNPILKTNLTESGLNALDLNFNDYNQFTKELAAKNDWNYFDTNMHISEEITQRELALEDTLNDKIHPNDLGYDIWFNQLYHKGLTQPNFGQNK from the coding sequence TGCCAAAGCGATTATTGAAAGCCGCCGTCATTCTCTCTGTCTTTGTGCTACTCCTCGGAATGGTGAGAGGAGAATACCGTTCTAAGCAAGGAGCTGTTGCTCAACAGCTTGAAAAACTGAATCCTGCTATTAATAAAGATATTTCCTATATAGATTTCCTGACATACCGCGTTCTTAAAAATGGTTCTGCACGAGTAGCAACCCTCGGAAGCAGCGTGACAAAAGGAGTCGGAGCAAGTGCACCATCCAACACCTGGCGCGCCCTTCTTCAAAGTGAAATCAGAGGCGAATCCCGTCCATTACAGCATGTGACGATTTCAAATCATGGCCATTCCGGCTACACATCAGAGAAATTACTCCGACCGGAAGTCATCAACCGCGTTGTGGACAGCCGTCCTGATCTGCTGATTCTCGAGACATCCGTCATTAATAATTATCGTCAGAACGTAACCCTTGAGAATACGGAAGCCTCTCTCGAAGAGCTGTACCGCACGTTTAAGGAACGGATCCCTGGTATTGAAATTCTGTTTATTTCACCAAATCCAATCTTAAAAACAAACCTGACAGAATCAGGTTTAAACGCTCTTGATCTGAACTTCAACGATTACAACCAGTTCACTAAGGAGCTTGCTGCTAAAAACGACTGGAACTATTTTGATACAAATATGCATATCTCAGAAGAAATCACCCAGCGCGAGCTTGCCCTGGAGGATACGCTAAACGATAAAATTCATCCAAACGATCTCGGCTATGATATCTGGTTTAACCAGCTCTATCACAAAGGACTGACACAGCCGAATTTTGGGCAGAATAAATAA